One Cohnella candidum genomic region harbors:
- the htpG gene encoding molecular chaperone HtpG encodes MAMKAFKAESKRLLDLMIHSIYTQKEIFLRELISNASDAIDKIYYRALTDDKLVFDKDSYHIKISADKENRLLTLTDTGIGMTQEDLENNLGVIAKSGSFAFKQENELKEDHSIIGQFGVGFYSAFMVADVVTVISRALGSDQAYKWESRGADGYTIEPCDKDTVGTQIILKIKENTEDEQYDEFLEPYRLKAIIKKYSDFIRYPIKMEQDGEEQTVNSMVPIWRKNKNELTQEDYDNFYAEKRYGFDKPIKHIHIQADGAAVYRAILFIPEKPPFDYYTKEYEKGLELYSNGVLIMNKCADLLPDYFGFVKGMVDSEDLSLNISREMLQHDRQLKLIAKNIAGKIKSQLLSLLKDEREKYEQFYESFGRQLKFGVYSDFGMNKETLQDLLLFYSSKEKKRVTLDEYVARMQEDQKYIYYASGESIDRIEKSPKTELVLDKGYEVLYLTDDIDEFALKVLMSYKDKSFKSVSDSDLGIETDAKNDEETPEESGQKELFDEMKSLLADKVKAVKASKRLKSHPVCLSTEGEVSIEMEKILQAMPNSQDVKADKVLEINVNHAVFQSLKDAYAGDKEKLALYTNLLYHQALLIEGLPIQDPVAFTNDICKVMV; translated from the coding sequence GTGGCTATGAAAGCGTTCAAAGCCGAATCCAAACGACTGCTCGACCTGATGATCCACTCGATCTACACGCAGAAGGAAATTTTCCTGAGAGAGCTCATCTCCAACGCCAGCGACGCCATCGATAAAATCTACTACAGGGCGCTTACCGACGATAAGCTTGTCTTTGATAAGGACAGCTATCACATCAAAATTTCCGCCGACAAAGAGAACCGCCTGCTGACGTTGACCGACACCGGCATCGGCATGACGCAGGAAGATCTCGAGAACAATCTCGGCGTCATCGCCAAAAGCGGTTCTTTCGCGTTCAAACAAGAGAACGAATTGAAAGAGGACCACTCGATCATCGGCCAATTCGGCGTCGGCTTCTACTCCGCGTTCATGGTCGCCGACGTCGTGACGGTGATCAGCCGCGCGCTCGGCAGCGATCAAGCGTACAAGTGGGAATCCCGCGGCGCCGACGGCTACACGATCGAACCGTGCGACAAGGACACCGTCGGTACGCAGATCATTTTGAAAATCAAGGAAAACACGGAAGACGAGCAATACGACGAATTTTTGGAACCGTACCGGCTGAAGGCGATCATCAAGAAATATTCGGACTTCATCCGTTATCCGATCAAGATGGAGCAAGACGGCGAGGAACAGACGGTCAACAGCATGGTGCCGATCTGGCGCAAAAACAAAAACGAGCTGACGCAGGAAGACTACGACAACTTCTACGCGGAGAAGCGTTACGGCTTCGACAAGCCGATCAAGCACATCCACATCCAGGCGGACGGCGCCGCGGTCTACCGCGCGATCCTGTTCATTCCCGAGAAGCCGCCCTTCGATTACTACACCAAGGAATACGAAAAAGGGCTGGAGCTGTACTCGAACGGCGTGCTGATTATGAACAAGTGCGCGGACCTGCTGCCCGACTATTTCGGCTTCGTCAAAGGCATGGTCGACTCCGAAGATCTGTCTCTGAACATCTCCCGGGAGATGCTCCAGCACGACCGGCAGCTCAAGCTCATCGCCAAAAACATCGCCGGCAAAATCAAAAGCCAGCTGCTCAGCTTGCTCAAGGATGAGCGCGAAAAATACGAGCAGTTTTACGAATCGTTCGGCCGCCAGCTCAAATTCGGTGTGTACAGCGATTTCGGCATGAACAAGGAAACGCTGCAGGATCTGCTCCTGTTTTACTCCTCCAAGGAGAAGAAGCGCGTCACCCTCGACGAATACGTCGCGAGAATGCAGGAAGACCAGAAATACATCTACTACGCTTCCGGGGAATCGATCGACCGGATCGAGAAATCGCCGAAAACCGAACTCGTGCTGGATAAAGGCTACGAAGTCCTGTACCTCACGGACGACATCGACGAATTCGCGCTTAAAGTCCTCATGTCTTACAAAGACAAATCGTTCAAGTCGGTGTCCGACAGCGATTTGGGGATCGAAACGGACGCGAAGAACGACGAGGAGACTCCTGAGGAAAGCGGCCAGAAGGAACTGTTCGACGAGATGAAATCGCTGCTCGCGGACAAGGTCAAAGCGGTCAAGGCATCCAAACGCTTGAAGTCCCATCCGGTTTGCCTGTCCACGGAGGGCGAGGTCTCGATCGAGATGGAGAAAATCCTGCAGGCGATGCCGAACAGCCAGGACGTCAAAGCCGACAAGGTGCTCGAGATCAACGTCAACCATGCGGTGTTCCAGTCGCTGAAGGACGCGTACGCGGGCGACAAAGAGAAGCTGGCGCTGTACACGAACCTGCTGTACCATCAGGCGTTGCTCATCGAAGGCCTGCCGATCCAGGACCCCGTGGCGTTCACGAACGATATTTGCAAAGTGATGGTGTAA
- a CDS encoding sensor domain-containing protein has product MGSFIGLSKRKWLLIYLVFIAAEAAIEIGYSLWSFSRIVDFTFQTTVFAAAIAFLAYLQRRMDEAKEELTQNRQKLQNIFDTLDVAIWSHELTTDALLITPGIEKLYGYSSEAFYRDLTLWRKVIVPEDLPLIEDRVRRTALGEAVTTLYRIVRPDGEVRWIQDRGIPVLDEHGRMTNFTSVLFDITDRKESEARYRSLVETSPDLVAVVSKGRLEYINPAGCRFIGALSPESISGLPVEAVLPGHVWSALRAAAEIATGEEGELKRLEFRFETPEGRASDVEITSMPILFEGRLARQIVGRDITERKQAEQTIQHMAFYDSLTELPNRYMIKRHMNKALSRKTDQTAAVLFIDLDRFKIINDTQGHTVGDVILLMVAKRLENAVRDAGIVSRQGGDEFIVFLENVGKEEAVRLSQRLLDEFLEPLEYGGQRYYVTPSIGISLYPFDGTDEDTLIKTADTAMYHAKARGKNNFQFYTPELLGVSSRKMELENGLRRALERQELTVVYQPQVELATGRTVGMEALVRWEHPENGLLSPGEFIPLAEETGLIVPLGKWVLEQACLQSREWQAAGFKPIPMSVNISVRQMEDDRFVDTVTEILERTGLDPRHLELEITESIMQNIERSTHILNRLKKLGLRIAIDDFGMGYSSLSNLKHLPIDTLKIDKAFIDDIDSQSEQGAMVKTIIDMGNHMRFTIIAEGIESESQVKFLIWNGCKIGQGYRFSRPIAAGLAERFLASESAHT; this is encoded by the coding sequence ATGGGATCGTTTATCGGATTGAGCAAACGGAAATGGCTGTTGATCTATCTGGTTTTCATAGCGGCGGAAGCGGCGATTGAAATCGGATACAGTTTATGGTCGTTCAGCAGGATCGTCGATTTCACTTTCCAAACAACGGTTTTTGCGGCGGCGATCGCCTTCCTCGCCTACCTTCAGAGGAGAATGGACGAGGCGAAAGAGGAACTGACGCAAAACCGCCAGAAGCTGCAGAACATTTTCGATACGCTGGACGTGGCCATCTGGTCGCATGAGCTCACGACGGATGCGCTGCTCATTACCCCGGGGATCGAGAAATTGTACGGTTACTCCTCGGAGGCGTTTTACCGGGATCTGACGCTTTGGCGCAAGGTCATCGTTCCCGAGGATTTGCCGCTTATCGAAGACCGGGTACGGAGAACCGCATTGGGGGAAGCCGTCACCACACTGTACAGAATCGTGCGTCCCGATGGAGAAGTACGGTGGATTCAGGATCGGGGCATTCCCGTGCTGGACGAGCACGGCCGCATGACGAATTTCACGAGCGTCCTGTTCGACATTACGGACCGGAAGGAAAGCGAAGCCCGTTACCGCAGCTTGGTGGAAACGTCACCCGATCTGGTCGCGGTGGTCAGCAAGGGCAGGCTTGAATACATCAATCCGGCCGGCTGCAGGTTTATCGGAGCCTTATCTCCGGAGTCGATCTCCGGCCTTCCGGTGGAAGCCGTGCTGCCCGGGCATGTATGGTCGGCCCTGAGGGCCGCGGCAGAGATTGCGACAGGCGAAGAAGGGGAACTGAAGCGGTTGGAGTTCCGGTTCGAGACTCCTGAAGGCAGAGCGTCCGACGTGGAGATCACCTCGATGCCCATTCTGTTCGAAGGCCGGCTGGCCAGGCAGATCGTGGGCAGGGACATCACGGAGCGGAAACAGGCGGAACAGACGATCCAGCACATGGCTTTCTACGATTCGTTAACGGAACTCCCCAACCGCTATATGATCAAGCGGCATATGAACAAAGCATTGAGCCGCAAAACCGACCAGACGGCCGCGGTGCTTTTCATCGACTTGGACCGGTTCAAAATCATCAACGATACGCAGGGACACACGGTGGGCGACGTTATCCTGCTGATGGTCGCGAAGAGGTTGGAAAACGCCGTGCGCGATGCGGGAATCGTTTCCCGCCAGGGAGGGGACGAGTTCATCGTTTTCCTCGAGAATGTCGGCAAAGAAGAGGCGGTCCGCCTTTCCCAGAGGCTGCTGGATGAGTTCCTCGAACCCTTGGAATACGGCGGACAGCGGTATTACGTGACGCCAAGCATCGGGATCAGCTTATACCCGTTCGACGGTACCGACGAAGATACGCTGATCAAAACCGCGGATACCGCCATGTACCACGCCAAAGCACGGGGAAAAAACAACTTCCAGTTTTACACGCCGGAACTGCTGGGCGTCTCCTCGCGTAAAATGGAGCTCGAGAACGGCTTGCGAAGAGCTTTGGAGCGGCAGGAACTTACGGTAGTGTATCAACCGCAGGTGGAGCTTGCTACCGGCAGGACCGTCGGCATGGAAGCCCTTGTCCGCTGGGAACATCCGGAAAACGGCCTGCTCTCGCCCGGCGAATTCATTCCGCTTGCGGAGGAGACGGGCCTTATCGTTCCGCTGGGCAAATGGGTGCTGGAACAAGCCTGCCTGCAAAGCCGGGAATGGCAGGCCGCCGGATTCAAGCCGATTCCGATGTCCGTGAACATCTCGGTGAGGCAGATGGAGGACGACCGCTTCGTCGACACCGTCACGGAGATCCTGGAGCGAACGGGACTCGATCCCCGGCACCTGGAGCTGGAAATCACCGAGAGCATCATGCAGAACATCGAGAGATCGACGCATATCCTGAACCGCTTGAAGAAGCTGGGCCTTCGGATCGCCATCGACGATTTCGGCATGGGATATTCCTCGCTCAGCAACCTGAAGCATCTGCCGATCGATACGCTCAAAATCGATAAAGCCTTCATCGACGACATCGATTCCCAATCGGAACAGGGCGCGATGGTCAAAACGATCATCGACATGGGCAACCACATGAGGTTCACCATTATCGCCGAAGGCATCGAAAGCGAAAGCCAAGTGAAATTTCTGATCTGGAACGGGTGCAAAATCGGACAAGGCTACCGGTTCAGCCGGCCGATCGCCGCCGGGCTGGCGGAACGCTTCCTCGCGTCGGAATCTGCGCATACATAA
- a CDS encoding DEAD/DEAH box helicase has protein sequence MSLQLTTRTIQSLCGQLSYNKGEAFHRARKVELTRYNSIGGICEATVRGQNESFHVTVRADAHGGIRAECTCPTLGSYDRYCQHVAAVLLSLRDIGRETGTAPVPDSGGQAPANEYGLTESLLGLFGSNPKPVASTRLVQDSRPLLDVEFTLRVVPYGYRKQMFGVELKTGPQRLYVVQKIREFLGHVDRGETYAFTPRFVYEPSRHGFRPEDDAILRQLIRITRQEKMYADAASDPLAALAHRTNEDRLLPVPPVFWEALLPLLIQAPTVRLELGGTVSEEFRLSGDPLPLEFAIGPAGRGGYRLDVNGLEGLTVMEEYGIVVHSGKLLKLKPDACGRLSELQRMLDTSGTRSVPVSSGQIGPFMEKVVPGLMTLGNVRIEQAVADRLTRIPLKAKIYLDRVKDRLLAGLEFQYGDILINPLETNTRKPGGGRILLRDGERERKILELLDGCPFTKTESGYVMTDEDAEYDFLHHVIPELEKLADIYATSAVKTRLFVPNAPPRLVLEAGEKTDWLDCKFELEGFAPAEIRGLISALEEKRRFYRLANGALMPLESGAFREMVRFLNETGIRSENVMGAEARVPLVRALHLLDSSGKREGIKLGKNFRRLLEDMRNPDNLEFPVPDSLDAVLRDYQKTGYQWLKTLAHYRFGGILADDMGLGKTLQSIAFLVSELPAIRDGGRPALIVSPASLLYNWQNELRKFAPDIRAVVADGSKTERTGLLKGTIEADAIITSYPLLLKDAELYAAREFHVLFLDEAQAFKNPDTLTAKAVKTIRAQHKFALTGTPVENRLEELWSIYDAVFPGLFPERKDFAELPRETVAKRIRPFLLRRLKTDVLTELPEKIETLQPSELLPEQKKLYLSYLAKLRKESLKHLAKDDFRKNRIKILAGLTRLRQLCCHPALFVEGYAGSSSKFEQLLEIVEECRGSGRRMLVFSQFTEMLGLIRRELSRQGVPYFYLDGQTPPAERIELCNSFNDGEKDVFLISLKAGGTGLNLTGADTVVLYDLWWNPAVEQQAEDRAHRFGQKSVVQVIRLVAQGTVEEKMYALQQRKKNLIEEVIQPGQEALSSLTEQDIREILMLE, from the coding sequence ATGAGTCTGCAGCTCACGACCCGAACCATTCAATCTCTGTGCGGCCAGCTTTCTTATAACAAAGGCGAAGCGTTCCATCGCGCGCGGAAGGTGGAGTTGACCCGGTACAATTCAATTGGCGGAATCTGCGAAGCGACGGTTAGAGGTCAAAATGAGAGTTTCCACGTTACGGTCCGAGCGGACGCCCACGGCGGCATCCGCGCCGAATGCACGTGTCCGACGCTCGGCTCCTACGACCGTTACTGCCAGCATGTCGCGGCCGTCCTGCTGAGCCTCCGCGACATCGGGCGGGAAACGGGCACTGCACCCGTGCCGGATTCGGGCGGGCAAGCACCGGCCAACGAATACGGCTTGACCGAAAGCCTGCTCGGCCTGTTCGGCAGCAACCCGAAGCCGGTCGCCAGCACCCGTCTAGTCCAAGATTCCCGGCCGCTGCTGGACGTGGAGTTCACGCTGCGCGTCGTGCCTTACGGCTACCGCAAGCAAATGTTCGGCGTGGAATTGAAGACCGGCCCCCAGCGGCTCTACGTCGTGCAGAAAATCCGGGAGTTTCTCGGCCACGTCGACCGCGGGGAAACGTACGCCTTCACCCCCCGTTTCGTATACGAGCCGTCGCGGCACGGCTTTCGTCCCGAGGATGACGCGATCCTCCGGCAGCTGATCCGAATCACCCGCCAAGAGAAGATGTACGCCGACGCCGCTTCCGACCCGCTGGCCGCCCTTGCGCATCGGACGAACGAAGACCGTTTGCTGCCCGTGCCCCCGGTGTTCTGGGAAGCTTTGCTTCCGTTGCTGATCCAAGCCCCGACCGTCCGTCTGGAGCTCGGGGGAACCGTGTCCGAGGAATTCCGGCTTTCCGGCGATCCATTGCCGTTGGAATTCGCGATCGGACCGGCCGGACGCGGCGGTTATCGATTGGACGTCAATGGGCTCGAAGGGCTGACCGTGATGGAGGAATACGGCATCGTCGTACACAGCGGAAAGCTGCTGAAGCTGAAGCCGGATGCGTGCGGCCGATTGTCGGAGCTTCAGCGCATGCTGGACACTTCCGGTACGCGAAGCGTGCCCGTTTCTTCCGGTCAAATCGGGCCGTTCATGGAGAAGGTCGTTCCCGGACTGATGACGCTGGGCAACGTACGGATCGAGCAAGCCGTCGCGGACCGTCTGACGCGGATTCCCCTGAAAGCCAAAATCTATCTTGACCGAGTGAAGGACCGGCTGCTCGCCGGACTGGAATTCCAATACGGGGATATTCTCATCAATCCGCTGGAAACGAATACCCGCAAGCCCGGCGGCGGCAGAATCCTGCTGCGGGACGGAGAGCGGGAGCGGAAGATTCTCGAGCTGTTGGACGGCTGCCCGTTCACGAAAACCGAAAGCGGCTATGTCATGACCGACGAAGACGCGGAATATGACTTCCTGCATCACGTCATTCCCGAGCTGGAGAAGCTGGCGGACATCTATGCGACCTCTGCCGTCAAAACCCGGCTCTTCGTCCCGAACGCGCCTCCCCGCTTGGTACTGGAAGCCGGCGAAAAAACGGACTGGCTGGACTGCAAATTCGAGCTGGAGGGCTTCGCTCCCGCAGAGATCCGCGGGTTGATTTCCGCCCTGGAGGAGAAGCGGAGATTTTACCGTTTGGCGAACGGAGCCCTCATGCCGCTGGAAAGCGGAGCGTTCCGGGAAATGGTCCGCTTCCTCAACGAGACGGGGATCCGCAGCGAGAACGTCATGGGAGCGGAAGCGAGGGTTCCTCTCGTCCGCGCCCTTCATTTGCTGGACTCTTCCGGGAAGCGCGAAGGAATCAAGCTCGGAAAAAACTTCCGCAGGCTTCTGGAAGACATGCGGAATCCGGACAATCTCGAGTTCCCGGTGCCGGACAGCCTGGATGCCGTTCTGAGGGATTACCAGAAGACGGGCTACCAATGGCTGAAAACGCTGGCCCATTACCGGTTCGGCGGCATTTTGGCGGACGACATGGGCCTCGGCAAAACGCTGCAAAGCATCGCCTTCCTCGTCTCCGAATTGCCCGCGATCCGGGACGGGGGCCGGCCGGCGCTGATCGTGTCGCCCGCTTCCCTGCTGTACAATTGGCAGAACGAGCTGCGGAAGTTCGCCCCCGACATTCGGGCGGTCGTCGCGGACGGAAGCAAAACGGAGAGAACCGGCCTGCTCAAAGGGACGATCGAGGCCGATGCGATCATCACGTCCTACCCGTTGCTCCTGAAAGACGCCGAACTGTATGCCGCGCGGGAATTCCACGTCCTCTTTTTGGACGAGGCCCAAGCTTTCAAAAATCCCGACACCTTAACGGCGAAAGCCGTCAAGACCATACGGGCCCAGCATAAGTTCGCGCTGACCGGCACGCCCGTGGAAAACCGGCTGGAGGAGCTTTGGTCGATCTACGACGCCGTGTTCCCGGGGCTTTTCCCGGAACGCAAGGATTTCGCCGAGCTGCCCCGCGAGACGGTGGCGAAGCGGATTCGACCGTTCCTGCTGCGCCGGCTCAAGACCGACGTTCTGACGGAGCTCCCGGAGAAAATCGAAACGCTGCAGCCGTCCGAGCTGCTGCCCGAGCAGAAGAAGCTTTACCTCTCCTATTTGGCAAAGCTCCGGAAGGAAAGCTTGAAGCACTTGGCCAAGGACGACTTCCGGAAAAACCGGATCAAAATATTGGCCGGCCTGACGCGGCTTCGCCAGCTGTGCTGCCACCCGGCTTTGTTCGTGGAAGGGTATGCCGGGTCCTCGTCCAAGTTCGAGCAGCTGCTGGAAATCGTGGAGGAATGCCGCGGCTCCGGCAGGCGGATGCTCGTGTTCTCCCAGTTTACCGAGATGCTGGGCCTCATCCGCCGTGAATTGAGCCGGCAAGGCGTCCCTTACTTCTATTTGGACGGCCAAACCCCGCCCGCCGAACGGATCGAGCTGTGCAACAGCTTTAACGACGGGGAAAAGGACGTGTTCCTCATTTCGCTTAAAGCCGGGGGGACCGGGTTGAACTTGACCGGGGCGGACACGGTCGTCCTGTACGACCTCTGGTGGAATCCCGCCGTGGAGCAGCAGGCGGAAGACCGCGCCCATCGCTTCGGGCAGAAAAGCGTCGTGCAGGTGATCCGTCTCGTTGCGCAGGGCACCGTCGAAGAGAAAATGTACGCGCTGCAGCAGCGGAAAAAGAACCTGATCGAGGAAGTGATCCAGCCCGGGCAAGAGGCCCTGTCTTCCTTGACGGAGCAGGATATCCGCGAGATTCTCATGCTGGAATGA
- a CDS encoding DUF6855 family protein has protein sequence MTAQGTKENPWKLKTPPLTSEYEMYKDEKDGKEILVCTVGKTVLHYDYRCIADLHAMLKEHGDWMELGSADEQKPAKERTVEAWGRSADNPVGGWYGLKKGFRGRFGMYVPPLLEELGLAEVEHNPRNNRMRAK, from the coding sequence ATGACGGCACAAGGAACGAAAGAAAACCCGTGGAAATTGAAGACCCCTCCGCTCACCTCAGAGTACGAGATGTACAAAGACGAGAAAGACGGCAAGGAAATCCTGGTTTGCACCGTCGGGAAAACCGTCCTTCATTACGATTACCGCTGTATTGCCGATCTTCATGCCATGCTGAAGGAACACGGCGATTGGATGGAGCTAGGCAGCGCCGATGAGCAGAAGCCGGCCAAAGAAAGAACGGTGGAAGCCTGGGGCCGTTCGGCCGACAATCCGGTCGGCGGCTGGTACGGACTCAAGAAAGGTTTCCGCGGCCGTTTCGGCATGTACGTACCGCCGCTGCTCGAAGAGCTGGGCCTTGCGGAGGTCGAGCACAACCCTAGAAACAACCGCATGCGGGCGAAATAA
- a CDS encoding Gfo/Idh/MocA family protein, producing the protein MRFGIIGTNWIADRFLAAAREVQGFELTAVYSRTEEKAKEFAAKYGAAHTFTDIGQMADSGLIDAVYIASPNFLHAEQSILCMDHGIHVLCEKPAASNAREFRSMAKAAKRNGVVFMEAMKSTLLPNFQAIQENLPKLGKVRRYLASYCQYSSRYDAYKRGELPNAFNPSLSNGSLMDLGVYGIYPLVVLFGKPDAIKASGVLLESGADGEGSILLQYPDMDAVIMYSKITDSSLPSEIQGENGCMAIHGISQPHKVEIRYRDGSTEDLTKPQSEHTMAYEIREFVGLIEAGLSESPTNTHERSLLTLEIMDEARRQIGLVFPADQQ; encoded by the coding sequence ATGAGATTCGGCATTATCGGAACCAATTGGATCGCGGATCGTTTTCTGGCGGCGGCTCGGGAAGTCCAAGGCTTCGAGCTGACGGCGGTTTATTCTCGGACCGAGGAGAAGGCCAAGGAGTTCGCGGCCAAGTATGGCGCGGCTCATACGTTTACGGATATCGGGCAGATGGCGGACAGCGGCCTCATCGACGCGGTGTATATCGCCAGCCCGAACTTCCTACACGCAGAGCAGTCCATTCTCTGCATGGATCACGGAATCCACGTGCTCTGCGAAAAGCCGGCCGCGTCGAACGCCCGGGAATTCCGGTCGATGGCGAAAGCGGCGAAACGGAACGGAGTCGTGTTCATGGAAGCCATGAAGTCGACGCTGCTTCCGAACTTCCAAGCGATACAAGAAAACCTGCCGAAACTGGGGAAGGTGCGCCGGTATTTGGCCAGCTACTGCCAATACTCGTCGCGCTACGACGCGTACAAGCGGGGAGAGCTGCCGAATGCGTTCAATCCCTCGCTGTCGAACGGGTCCTTGATGGATTTGGGCGTGTACGGGATCTACCCGCTCGTCGTCCTGTTCGGAAAGCCGGACGCGATCAAAGCGAGTGGAGTGTTGCTGGAATCCGGCGCCGACGGCGAAGGCAGCATCCTGCTGCAGTACCCGGACATGGACGCCGTCATTATGTATTCCAAAATCACCGACTCCTCGCTTCCCTCGGAGATTCAAGGAGAGAACGGCTGCATGGCGATCCACGGGATCAGCCAGCCGCACAAGGTGGAGATCCGCTACCGGGACGGAAGTACGGAAGACCTGACGAAGCCTCAGAGCGAGCATACGATGGCTTACGAAATCCGTGAGTTTGTCGGTTTGATCGAAGCGGGGCTTTCGGAATCGCCGACAAACACCCATGAAAGATCGCTTCTGACACTGGAAATCATGGACGAAGCGAGAAGGCAGATCGGGCTCGTATTCCCGGCGGACCAACAATAG
- the speD gene encoding adenosylmethionine decarboxylase, with the protein MKLTPEQVITLHGFNNLTKTLSFNMYDICYTKTEEERDAYLEYIDEQYNSDRLKNILKDVADIIGAHTLNIAQQDYVPQGASVTMLVSEGPIVEVPTEHYDESPGPLPESVVIQLDKSHVTVHTYPEYHPNGGISTFRADIDVSTCGEISPLKALNYLIHSFDTDIMTIDYRVRGFTRAADGHKLYIDHEISSIQNYIPDEVIEMYDMIDVNVYQENIFHTKCKLRNFDLNNYLFGYTKDKLEPGEEKEITESLKKEMDEIFYGKNIT; encoded by the coding sequence ATGAAGCTGACGCCCGAGCAAGTCATCACGCTGCACGGATTCAACAACCTGACGAAGACCTTGAGTTTTAACATGTACGATATTTGCTATACGAAAACCGAGGAAGAGCGGGACGCCTATCTCGAGTACATCGACGAGCAGTACAATTCCGACAGGCTCAAAAACATCCTGAAGGACGTCGCCGACATCATCGGAGCCCATACGCTGAACATCGCCCAGCAGGACTACGTCCCCCAAGGGGCCAGCGTCACGATGCTCGTGTCCGAGGGGCCGATCGTCGAGGTTCCGACCGAGCATTACGACGAATCGCCGGGCCCGCTGCCGGAGTCGGTCGTCATTCAACTGGACAAAAGCCACGTCACCGTCCATACCTACCCGGAATACCACCCGAACGGCGGCATCAGTACCTTCCGCGCGGACATCGACGTCTCAACCTGCGGAGAAATCTCGCCGCTCAAGGCGCTCAACTATTTAATCCACTCGTTCGACACCGACATCATGACGATCGACTACCGGGTGCGCGGCTTCACGCGGGCGGCGGACGGCCACAAGCTGTACATCGACCACGAGATCAGCTCGATCCAGAATTACATCCCCGACGAAGTGATCGAGATGTATGATATGATCGACGTGAACGTGTACCAGGAAAATATCTTCCACACCAAGTGCAAGCTCCGGAATTTCGATCTGAACAACTACCTGTTCGGCTACACGAAGGATAAGCTGGAACCGGGCGAAGAGAAGGAGATCACGGAAAGCTTGAAGAAGGAGATGGACGAGATTTTCTACGGGAAAAACATCACGTAA
- a CDS encoding acyl-CoA thioesterase, with protein MRPISYVQPDPEAWLGKFRFSIPIKPRYFETDMFGHVNNISYFIYFEQGRVEYLESLGLGERLFNDRNASVVADLECQYLAQVFKKDKLSLKVRVAKLGRSSFDLEYALVDAETGRLKATGRGAMVYIDKQSGKSEPLPDDVKRKIAAFEETEMA; from the coding sequence TTGAGGCCGATTTCGTATGTGCAGCCGGATCCCGAAGCTTGGCTGGGGAAATTCCGTTTTTCGATCCCGATCAAACCCCGTTATTTCGAGACGGACATGTTCGGACACGTGAATAATATCAGTTATTTCATTTATTTCGAGCAAGGGCGCGTGGAATATTTGGAGTCGCTTGGTTTGGGGGAGCGGCTGTTCAACGATCGGAACGCTTCCGTCGTCGCCGATTTGGAATGCCAGTATCTCGCGCAGGTATTCAAAAAAGACAAGCTCAGCCTGAAAGTTCGCGTGGCGAAGCTGGGGCGTTCGTCGTTCGATTTGGAGTACGCGCTGGTTGACGCCGAGACCGGGCGCTTGAAGGCGACCGGCCGGGGCGCGATGGTGTATATCGACAAGCAAAGCGGCAAAAGCGAACCGCTGCCGGACGACGTGAAGCGGAAAATCGCGGCTTTCGAGGAAACGGAGATGGCGTAA
- a CDS encoding SDR family oxidoreductase gives MGPFAKDLLKDKVILITGGGTGLGRAMGEAFLELGAKLAIAGRREEVLKQTAGEMGTDGKEVYFKSCDVRDAAQVQELVEAVERHYGKIDVLVNNAAGNFISPTERLSPRAVDAVLNIVLHGTFYATLEVGKRWIEAGHAGTMLNIVTTYASSGSGFVVPSAAAKAGVLALTRSLAVEWARYGIRQVAIAPGPFPTEGAWSRLSPTPELEQKMVDRVPLGRVGSPEELAHLAAFLVSDYASYMNGEVVTIDGGEWLRGAGQFNDLLEVTGEQWDRLAELTRKGK, from the coding sequence ATGGGGCCATTCGCGAAGGATTTGCTGAAGGACAAAGTGATTCTGATAACCGGCGGAGGTACCGGACTCGGCCGGGCCATGGGCGAGGCGTTTCTCGAGCTCGGGGCTAAGCTTGCGATCGCAGGCCGGCGGGAAGAAGTGTTGAAGCAGACTGCCGGGGAAATGGGCACCGACGGGAAAGAGGTTTATTTCAAAAGCTGCGACGTCCGCGATGCTGCGCAAGTCCAAGAGCTGGTGGAAGCGGTGGAGCGGCATTACGGGAAAATCGACGTGCTCGTGAACAACGCCGCAGGCAATTTCATCAGCCCGACGGAACGGTTGTCGCCGCGGGCGGTCGACGCCGTGCTGAACATCGTGCTTCACGGCACGTTTTACGCCACGCTGGAGGTCGGCAAGCGATGGATCGAAGCCGGGCACGCCGGCACGATGCTCAATATCGTGACGACATACGCCTCCTCCGGATCCGGCTTCGTCGTGCCATCGGCGGCCGCCAAAGCCGGCGTGCTCGCGTTAACCCGGTCCCTCGCGGTGGAATGGGCCCGCTACGGCATCCGGCAGGTCGCCATCGCGCCAGGCCCGTTCCCAACGGAGGGCGCGTGGTCCCGGCTGTCTCCGACTCCGGAGCTGGAGCAAAAAATGGTGGATCGCGTTCCGCTCGGACGGGTGGGCAGCCCGGAAGAGCTCGCCCATCTGGCGGCGTTCCTCGTGTCCGATTACGCCTCCTACATGAACGGGGAAGTCGTCACGATCGACGGCGGCGAATGGCTGCGCGGAGCCGGCCAGTTCAACGACCTGCTCGAGGTGACCGGCGAGCAATGGGACCGACTCGCCGAGTTGACCCGCAAAGGGAAATGA